A part of Candidatus Dadabacteria bacterium genomic DNA contains:
- a CDS encoding peptide chain release factor-like protein encodes MKNFGVSKEKQTALEREMRRLGIREEDIEETFTRSSGPGGQNVNKLATCVHLRHRPSGITVKVMRERSQALNRFLARRSLTEKIATQIHGEDSVGRKKAQKIIKHAP; translated from the coding sequence ATGAAAAACTTCGGAGTTTCAAAGGAAAAACAGACGGCACTCGAGCGGGAAATGAGGCGGCTCGGCATAAGGGAAGAAGATATCGAGGAAACTTTCACGAGATCCTCGGGACCCGGCGGACAGAACGTAAACAAGTTGGCCACCTGCGTTCACCTGCGACACCGCCCAAGCGGCATTACCGTGAAGGTTATGAGGGAGCGCTCCCAAGCGCTTAACAGATTCCTCGCAAGGAGAAGCCTCACCGAAAAAATCGCGACGCAGATCCATGGAGAAGACTCTGTTGGAAGAAAAAAAGCGCAGAAAATAATAAAACACGCCCCTTGA